DNA from Acetobacter aceti NBRC 14818:
CGACATTGCAGGACGCCCCATGATTCTTCATGTGCTCGAACGCGCTCGGATAGCGGCAGTCGGGCGTGTGGTCGTGGCGGCCGCCGAACAGGAAATTGTCGATGTGGTGAGGCAGGCGGGCGGTGAGGCGGTTCTGACCGATCCTGATCTGGCGTCGGGTTCGGACCGTGTGCATGCAGCCCTGCGCGAGGTCGATCCGACTGGCGAGCATGATGTGATCGTCAATCTTCAAGGGGATCTGCCGGGGCTGGACCCGGTGACGCTTCAGGCCGCTTTGCTCCCGTTGCAGGATCCGGCGACGGACATCGGCACACTGGTCGCGCCCATAACAGAAGAGCGGGAAGCGAAGGCTGAATCAGTGGTCAAGGTTGCCTGCGCGTTTGTTTCGGAAGACACGCAGAGCACACGCGCGCTGTATTTTTCCCGGTCCTGCATTCCGTGGGGCGCAGGGCCACTGTGGCATCACATCGGGGTCTATGCCTGGCGTCGTCAGGCGCTTGAGCGCTTTGTGGCGCTGCCGGAGTCTCCGCTGGAAAAGAGAGAGCGTCTGGAGCAGTTGCGAGCCTTGGAAAACGGCATGATTATTGGGTGTGCACGCGTGGAAAAAGCGCCGTTCGGTGTCGATACGCCGGATGATCTGAAAAGAGCGCGTCGGATTTTGGGAGAGCAGCTGTGACGGCCGGACACTCGCACGGGCGGATCGCCTTTCAGGGACGCCCCGGTGCCTATTCCGATCTTGCCTGCCGCACGGCTTATCCCGGCTGGACAACAGTCCCTTGCGAGACTTTCGCTGGCGCGATTGCCGCTGTGCATGACGGCAAGGCGGATCTGGCCATGCTGGCCTGCGAAAACAATCTGGCCGGTCGTGTGCCGGATATTCATGCACTGCTGCCGGAAGCCGGACTGCATATTGTCGGCGAACACTTCCAGCGGGTGGAGCATTGTCTGATGGGCGTACCGGGCGCGACGCTGGAGCAGGCTAAGAAGGTGCACACTCATCCCGTGGCGCTGGCGCAGGTGAGGGGAATGATCAGGGATCTGAATCTGACGCCTGTCGCCGAATTCGACACGGCCGGAGCCGCTGAGCTTGTGGCGAAGTGGGGGCGGGCAGAGGATGTGGCAGTGGCATCGGAGCTTGCCGCCACCTTGTATGGTTTGACAATTTTTCAGCGCAATGTCGAAGACGCCAAGCACAATACGACCCGCTTCTACATCGCCGCGCGCGAGCCGTTGCCGCTGCCGGAAGACAGACCGATCATGACCACGGTCCTGTTCAATGTCCGCAATGAACCGGGTGCTCTCTATAAGGTGTTGGGCGGATTTGCGACCAATGGCGTCAATATGACGCGTCTTGAGAGCTACATGCTTGACGGATCGTTCGCCGCGACCCAATTCCTGCTTGATGTTGAAGGACGGCCTGACAGGCCGAACCTGAAGCAGGCGCTTGCGGAACTGGAGTTCTTTTCCGCACGTTTCCGTATTCTCGGGGTCTATCCCCAGTCGCCTTTCCGGCAGCTGAAGAAAACCGGGGTGGCCTGACAGTTTCCATCATTCGTGGCATACTGACCGCCACACCTGAGTTTTGCAGCGTCGGACGACAAGAAGAAAAGCCAATGACCGAAGCCATGTTCACGGGGGCGATTACGGCCCTCATTACTCCGATGAATCGCGATGGCTCGCTCGACCTTCCGGCCTTTGACCGGCTTGTCGAATGGCAGATTGCAGAGGGAATTTCCGGCCTGGTGCCTGTGGGCACCACCGGTGAGAGCCCCACCCTGTCACACGAAGAGCATCACAAGATTGTCGAGCGGACAGTGCATGTGTCGGCAGGGCGTGTGCCTGTCATCGCGGGCGCTGGCTCCAACAGTACGGCGGAAGCGGTCGATCTGGCCAAGCATGCGGAATCCGCTGGTGCGTCTGCGGTTCTGGTGGTCTCGCCCTATTATAACAAGCCGACACAGGAAGGACTTTACCGGCATTTCATGGCTGTGGCTGATGCCATCAGGATTCCGGTCATGCTCTATAATATTCCCGGCCGCTCGGTGGTTGATATCTCAGTTGAGACCACGGCGCGTCTCGCTGCGCATGGCAACATCGTTGGTGTGAAGGACGCGACCGCCAACCTGCTGCGTCCGCTTCAGGTGCGTCGTGCCGTGACGAACAAGCATTTCAACCAGTTGTCCGGTGAAGATGGTACGGCTGTGTCCTTCCTTGCCGCCGGTGGCGATGGCTGCATCAGTGTGTCGTCGAACATCGCTCCGGCTCTCTGCTCCAGAGTGCAGAGTCTGTGGCGGGCAGGGCAGGTGAAGGAAGCCATGGCGCTTCAGGATCGTCTGCTGCCGGTTCACGACGCCATGTTCTGTGAAACCAGCCCCGGCCCCGTGAAATATGCTGCTTCATTGCTTGGTCTGGCGGGTGAGACCTGCCGTCTGCCGATTGTCCCAGTTTCAAATGACACACGGGCGACCGTCCGGGCGGCTTTGACGGAAGCTGGGCTGCTGGGCTGATCATGGCAAAGGCAGCAAAGAAGTCAGGCCTGATTTCGCACGGCATTGCCGCGCAGAACAAAAAGGGCCGCTTCAATT
Protein-coding regions in this window:
- a CDS encoding 3-deoxy-manno-octulosonate cytidylyltransferase, with protein sequence MISPIVIIPARMASSRLPGKPMADIAGRPMILHVLERARIAAVGRVVVAAAEQEIVDVVRQAGGEAVLTDPDLASGSDRVHAALREVDPTGEHDVIVNLQGDLPGLDPVTLQAALLPLQDPATDIGTLVAPITEEREAKAESVVKVACAFVSEDTQSTRALYFSRSCIPWGAGPLWHHIGVYAWRRQALERFVALPESPLEKRERLEQLRALENGMIIGCARVEKAPFGVDTPDDLKRARRILGEQL
- the dapA gene encoding 4-hydroxy-tetrahydrodipicolinate synthase, with the protein product MTEAMFTGAITALITPMNRDGSLDLPAFDRLVEWQIAEGISGLVPVGTTGESPTLSHEEHHKIVERTVHVSAGRVPVIAGAGSNSTAEAVDLAKHAESAGASAVLVVSPYYNKPTQEGLYRHFMAVADAIRIPVMLYNIPGRSVVDISVETTARLAAHGNIVGVKDATANLLRPLQVRRAVTNKHFNQLSGEDGTAVSFLAAGGDGCISVSSNIAPALCSRVQSLWRAGQVKEAMALQDRLLPVHDAMFCETSPGPVKYAASLLGLAGETCRLPIVPVSNDTRATVRAALTEAGLLG
- a CDS encoding prephenate dehydratase; its protein translation is MTAGHSHGRIAFQGRPGAYSDLACRTAYPGWTTVPCETFAGAIAAVHDGKADLAMLACENNLAGRVPDIHALLPEAGLHIVGEHFQRVEHCLMGVPGATLEQAKKVHTHPVALAQVRGMIRDLNLTPVAEFDTAGAAELVAKWGRAEDVAVASELAATLYGLTIFQRNVEDAKHNTTRFYIAAREPLPLPEDRPIMTTVLFNVRNEPGALYKVLGGFATNGVNMTRLESYMLDGSFAATQFLLDVEGRPDRPNLKQALAELEFFSARFRILGVYPQSPFRQLKKTGVA